The Pseudodesulfovibrio sp. zrk46 genome contains a region encoding:
- a CDS encoding nitroreductase family protein, with translation MLQFNVDKDLCIKCGECVNDCPYMILDMVDEYPVVNPDRAEMCIQCQHCLAVCKPGALSIFGLNPADSRSLKGNLPDPVKVENLLLGRRSTRRYKQEPVDSELLDSILETVRMAPTGMNRRTTLLTVVDNLEVMEKVRASAYAELKAAVDADQLPPEMELFKGISDAYETKGIDVLFRGAPHFLVTSAPTENRSGTVDGIIAMTYFEMLANSHGIGTVWDGLAKWSMTMVAPKTIELLGIPADHEVSYMMAFGKPAVKYHRTVQRPGGGVNKVTS, from the coding sequence ATGCTTCAATTCAATGTAGATAAGGACCTGTGCATCAAGTGCGGCGAGTGCGTCAACGACTGTCCGTACATGATCCTCGACATGGTCGATGAATACCCTGTGGTCAACCCGGACAGGGCTGAAATGTGTATCCAGTGCCAGCACTGCCTTGCCGTCTGCAAGCCCGGTGCGCTCTCCATTTTCGGGCTGAACCCGGCCGACTCCCGATCCCTCAAGGGCAACCTGCCCGACCCGGTCAAGGTGGAGAATCTTCTTCTGGGCCGACGCTCCACCCGTCGCTACAAGCAGGAGCCGGTGGACAGCGAACTGCTGGACTCCATCCTCGAGACCGTGCGCATGGCGCCCACAGGCATGAACCGCAGGACCACCCTCCTCACAGTTGTGGATAATCTGGAGGTCATGGAAAAGGTGCGGGCCTCGGCCTACGCCGAGCTCAAGGCCGCCGTTGACGCAGACCAGCTGCCGCCCGAAATGGAGCTGTTCAAAGGCATCTCTGATGCCTACGAAACCAAAGGGATTGACGTCCTCTTCCGCGGCGCGCCCCACTTTCTGGTCACCTCCGCGCCCACGGAAAACCGATCCGGCACAGTGGACGGCATCATCGCCATGACCTACTTCGAGATGCTGGCCAACAGCCACGGCATCGGTACGGTCTGGGATGGTCTGGCCAAATGGTCCATGACCATGGTGGCCCCCAAAACCATCGAGCTCCTCGGCATCCCGGCCGACCACGAAGTCTCCTACATGATGGCCTTCGGCAAACCCGCAGTGAAGTATCACCGCACGGTCCAGCGCCCCGGCGGCGGTGTGAACAAGGTAACATCGTAA
- a CDS encoding diguanylate cyclase, producing MAVTPTVLIVEDSKFFASMLSRRIQDELGYKVDWKSTYADAVKIIDCCRDNYLVALLDLNLPDAPNGEIIDYALQKGIPSIVFTGNFDVEQRNKFVTWNLVDYILKDSNASVELLLSTIKRLHKNRSTKVLVVDDSRTLRDSVAMLLRTQLFQVLEAGDGVEALEVLEENPDIKLVLTDYDMPRMDGFDLIRKIRAEHSKNDLAIIGMSASDEEVLSARLIKTGANDFIPKPFHIEEFHVRINHAVEMLNNIELIRDLSYKDPLTRLYNRRYFFENADKFIERSTKSGKSHCVGMLDIDFFKKVNDTYGHDGGDEVLKMVSAIVAEHFSEDAIVSRFGGEEFCVLVSHAPSDNMVGAFDGLRQGVERASIQYEGQEVKVTISVGICCEPLELEAMLKLSDSRLYTAKEGGRNRVVGDPPSPNVRR from the coding sequence ATGGCCGTGACGCCCACCGTACTTATTGTTGAAGACTCCAAGTTCTTCGCCTCCATGTTGAGCCGCCGTATTCAGGACGAGCTTGGCTACAAGGTCGACTGGAAGTCCACCTATGCCGATGCCGTGAAGATTATCGATTGCTGCCGCGATAATTATCTGGTGGCCCTGCTTGATCTGAACCTGCCCGATGCTCCCAATGGCGAGATCATTGACTACGCGCTGCAAAAGGGTATCCCCTCCATCGTGTTTACGGGTAACTTCGATGTGGAGCAGCGGAACAAGTTCGTGACCTGGAATCTGGTGGATTACATCCTCAAGGACTCCAACGCCTCTGTCGAGCTCCTGCTGTCCACCATCAAGAGACTCCACAAGAATCGCAGCACCAAGGTACTGGTGGTGGATGATTCCAGAACATTGCGAGATTCTGTTGCTATGTTGCTCAGGACGCAGCTTTTTCAGGTGTTGGAGGCTGGCGATGGAGTAGAGGCTCTTGAGGTGCTGGAGGAGAATCCGGACATCAAGCTGGTTCTGACCGACTATGATATGCCGCGGATGGACGGCTTCGACCTGATTCGCAAGATCCGGGCCGAGCACTCCAAGAACGACCTCGCCATCATCGGCATGTCTGCCAGCGATGAAGAGGTGCTCTCCGCCCGCCTCATCAAGACCGGGGCCAACGACTTCATTCCCAAGCCGTTTCATATCGAGGAGTTCCACGTCCGCATCAACCACGCCGTGGAGATGCTGAACAACATCGAACTCATCCGCGACCTCTCCTACAAGGATCCGCTCACCCGTCTGTATAACCGTCGCTATTTTTTCGAGAATGCGGACAAGTTCATTGAACGATCCACCAAGAGCGGCAAGTCCCATTGCGTGGGCATGCTCGATATCGACTTCTTCAAGAAGGTCAACGATACCTACGGCCATGACGGTGGCGACGAGGTGCTCAAGATGGTCTCTGCCATTGTGGCCGAGCACTTTTCCGAAGACGCCATTGTCAGCCGTTTCGGTGGCGAGGAATTCTGCGTGCTGGTATCCCATGCCCCCTCGGACAACATGGTCGGGGCCTTTGACGGGCTGCGTCAGGGGGTGGAGCGAGCTTCCATCCAGTACGAGGGGCAGGAGGTCAAGGTGACCATCAGTGTGGGCATCTGCTGCGAACCGCTTGAACTGGAGGCCATGCTCAAGCTGTCGGACAGTCGTTTGTACACGGCCAAGGAAGGTGGCAGAAACCGGGTGGTCGGCGATCCGCCGAGCCCCAATGTGCGTCGCTAG
- the hemW gene encoding radical SAM family heme chaperone HemW, producing MGKIYGEDAPVKPAFPSAGTKKNGLATPGKKGILLYIHVPFCQSRCHYCNFHSQAFNQVTFAWYHKLLLQEIALWGKRLKKPKLATIYFGGGTPSLIPLQQLDHIMKAINKHFKMTDNMEVTLEANPDSAQDVSYFRALISMGFNRLSLGMQSMNDVDLNTMGRPHNASMTLSSFNEARRAGFGNIGVDLIWGLPGQRLKGWIDQLAAVANLRPEHISAYNLTLEENTVMHKMCSEGGDFPLPSEKEQGRMFIYGAEYLESMGYLHYEVSNFARMGFMSVHNSGYWDGTDYLGLGPSAVSTIGKRRFNNPRYMDEYDAYVRGGLVGNDFEELTDADLLAEMVMLSLRTSRGLDLNEYKKRTGHDLIKRKQTLITALHRENLVRISHGFLRLTKNGMLVSNVIIQRLAFE from the coding sequence ATGGGCAAGATCTACGGCGAAGATGCCCCGGTGAAGCCCGCCTTTCCCTCGGCAGGCACCAAAAAGAACGGCTTGGCCACTCCCGGCAAGAAGGGCATCCTTCTCTACATTCACGTACCGTTTTGCCAATCGCGCTGCCACTACTGCAATTTCCACTCGCAGGCCTTCAATCAGGTGACCTTTGCCTGGTATCATAAGCTCCTGCTGCAAGAGATCGCCCTGTGGGGCAAGCGGCTCAAGAAGCCGAAGCTCGCCACCATCTATTTTGGCGGCGGTACCCCGAGTCTGATCCCGCTCCAGCAGTTGGATCACATCATGAAGGCCATCAACAAACACTTCAAGATGACCGACAACATGGAGGTCACGCTGGAGGCCAACCCGGACTCGGCACAGGACGTCAGCTATTTCCGGGCACTGATTTCCATGGGCTTCAACCGTCTGTCGCTGGGCATGCAGAGCATGAACGACGTGGACCTCAACACCATGGGCCGCCCGCACAACGCCTCCATGACCCTGTCATCTTTCAACGAGGCTCGCCGCGCCGGATTCGGCAACATCGGCGTGGACCTCATCTGGGGGCTGCCCGGGCAGCGGCTCAAGGGATGGATCGACCAGCTTGCCGCCGTGGCCAACCTCCGGCCCGAACACATTTCTGCCTACAACCTGACCCTTGAAGAGAACACGGTCATGCACAAGATGTGCTCCGAAGGCGGCGACTTCCCCCTGCCCTCGGAAAAGGAACAGGGTCGCATGTTCATCTACGGCGCGGAATATCTCGAATCCATGGGCTACCTCCACTACGAAGTCTCCAACTTCGCCCGCATGGGGTTCATGTCCGTCCACAACTCCGGCTACTGGGACGGCACCGATTATCTCGGCCTCGGCCCCTCGGCCGTGTCCACCATTGGCAAGCGCCGCTTCAACAACCCGCGCTACATGGACGAATACGACGCCTATGTTCGTGGCGGTCTCGTGGGTAATGATTTCGAGGAGCTGACGGATGCCGATCTGCTCGCCGAGATGGTCATGCTCTCGCTCCGCACCTCCAGGGGGCTTGACCTCAATGAGTACAAGAAGCGCACGGGACATGACCTCATCAAGCGCAAGCAAACGCTCATCACCGCCCTGCACCGTGAAAATCTGGTGCGCATCAGCCACGGCTTTCTGCGCCTGACAAAAAACGGTATGCTCGTGTCCAACGTCATCATCCAACGGTTGGCATTCGAGTAG
- the hflC gene encoding protease modulator HflC, translated as MKSTTIALILAVLIGAIALTQSAFTVDQTEKAIVIQLGRPVSDKALGPGLHFKLPLVQNVVYFDARILDFDAKPEEITTTDKKYMNVDSYSKWKIIDPLTFYTKVRTIQGAQARLDDIVRSQLRVALGRYTLIEVVSHKRQEIMEAVTTRSKELLLPYGIEVVDVRIKRTDLPAENARAIFGRMKAERERQAKQYRSEGREASAKIKAQADKERSIILADADKKSKIVRGEGDALATKIYADALGQSPEFYSFTRSLEAYTKGFKDNSRFILTPKSPFLQYMQ; from the coding sequence ATGAAATCGACTACCATCGCACTCATTCTCGCTGTCCTGATCGGGGCCATTGCCCTGACTCAGTCAGCATTTACCGTGGACCAGACCGAAAAGGCCATCGTTATCCAGCTTGGCCGCCCGGTGTCCGACAAGGCGCTCGGCCCCGGTCTGCACTTCAAGCTGCCGCTGGTACAGAACGTGGTCTACTTCGACGCACGTATTCTGGACTTTGACGCCAAGCCCGAAGAAATCACCACGACTGACAAGAAGTACATGAACGTGGACTCCTACTCCAAGTGGAAGATCATTGATCCGCTCACCTTCTATACCAAGGTGCGGACCATTCAGGGCGCGCAGGCCCGACTTGACGATATCGTCCGTTCCCAGCTGCGCGTTGCCCTCGGTCGCTACACCCTCATCGAGGTTGTGTCCCACAAGCGTCAGGAGATCATGGAGGCTGTGACCACGCGCTCCAAGGAGCTGCTCCTGCCCTACGGCATCGAGGTGGTGGACGTGCGCATCAAGCGTACCGACCTCCCCGCCGAGAACGCCCGCGCCATCTTCGGCCGCATGAAGGCCGAACGTGAACGTCAGGCCAAGCAGTACCGCTCCGAGGGTCGAGAAGCCTCTGCCAAGATCAAGGCCCAGGCTGACAAGGAACGTTCCATCATCCTCGCCGACGCGGACAAGAAGTCCAAGATCGTACGAGGTGAGGGCGACGCCCTGGCCACCAAGATCTACGCCGACGCCCTCGGTCAGTCGCCGGAATTCTACTCCTTCACCCGGAGTCTTGAAGCCTATACCAAGGGCTTCAAGGACAATTCCCGCTTTATCCTGACCCCCAAGAGTCCGTTCCTGCAATATATGCAGTAG
- a CDS encoding diguanylate cyclase, translating into MTELLKSCALSDGSNRILVLETNEELAESIGLALIRDVGLPMCLASSVEEAVAYIEDFPDNMVAALVGFEDAGAKSLLDCLTKFQVPAVVYGSDFTDDIRGKLSTLSIADVVTGEGDKLIAEVVSSVGRMVHNEEVTILVVDDSRSMRMALVRFLTNRHYRVVEAANGVEAMKLLNQRPDIKLVITDNEMPEMDGFSLVREIRKTYSKEDLAVIGISAKTNSMLSVKFITNGANDFLQKPFVKEELYCRVDHNVDMLQRIEIIRDLSYKDPLTRLCNRRYFFENAEEFLEQARENGQVVCAAMIDIDHFKQVNDTYGHDAGDVVLKSVATIIADHFPENAIVSRFGGEEFCVLSIHDSARGVAELFDDMRDAVEQAETEVDGLDLKVTLSVGLCTDRVDLGSMLKLADGRLYMAKESGRNKVVARTPGGLIRDRG; encoded by the coding sequence ATGACTGAGCTTTTGAAATCCTGTGCGCTGTCGGACGGCAGCAATCGAATTCTGGTCCTCGAGACTAATGAAGAACTGGCGGAAAGCATTGGCCTGGCCTTGATCCGTGATGTCGGCTTGCCCATGTGTCTTGCCTCTTCGGTTGAAGAGGCTGTGGCCTACATCGAAGATTTTCCAGATAATATGGTGGCGGCTCTGGTGGGCTTTGAAGATGCCGGGGCCAAGTCTCTGCTCGATTGTCTGACGAAATTTCAGGTTCCGGCCGTCGTGTACGGTAGTGACTTCACTGATGATATCCGGGGGAAACTTTCCACGCTGAGCATTGCCGATGTGGTCACTGGAGAGGGTGATAAACTGATTGCCGAGGTGGTCAGTTCCGTGGGGCGCATGGTTCATAACGAGGAAGTCACCATTTTGGTGGTGGACGACTCCCGCTCCATGCGCATGGCGCTTGTTCGATTTCTGACCAATCGTCACTATCGCGTGGTCGAGGCGGCAAATGGCGTCGAGGCTATGAAGCTCCTGAATCAAAGGCCGGACATCAAGCTGGTGATCACGGATAATGAAATGCCGGAGATGGACGGCTTCTCGCTGGTGCGTGAAATCCGGAAGACCTACTCCAAGGAAGATCTGGCTGTCATCGGCATCTCTGCCAAGACCAACTCAATGCTCTCCGTGAAGTTCATCACCAACGGAGCCAACGACTTTCTCCAGAAACCCTTCGTCAAGGAAGAGCTTTACTGTCGCGTAGACCACAACGTGGACATGCTCCAGCGCATCGAGATTATTCGTGATCTCTCCTACAAGGACCCACTTACCCGACTCTGCAATCGCCGTTATTTCTTCGAGAACGCCGAGGAGTTCCTCGAGCAGGCGCGTGAGAACGGGCAGGTGGTCTGTGCGGCCATGATCGACATCGATCACTTCAAGCAGGTCAACGACACCTACGGGCACGATGCCGGTGACGTGGTGCTCAAGTCCGTGGCCACCATCATTGCCGATCATTTTCCGGAAAATGCCATTGTCAGCCGTTTTGGCGGCGAGGAGTTCTGTGTGCTCAGCATCCACGACTCCGCCCGGGGCGTGGCAGAGCTCTTCGATGACATGCGCGATGCCGTGGAGCAGGCCGAGACCGAAGTGGACGGGCTTGATCTCAAGGTGACCCTCAGCGTGGGACTCTGCACCGACCGGGTGGACCTTGGCTCCATGCTCAAGCTGGCCGACGGGCGCCTCTACATGGCCAAGGAGTCAGGGCGCAACAAGGTCGTTGCCCGCACTCCCGGCGGCCTTATCCGCGACAGAGGCTAG
- the panB gene encoding 3-methyl-2-oxobutanoate hydroxymethyltransferase — protein MSTTKVSTPASQAKPVTAPDIQARKNGEKITCMTAYDYATGTIVDQSGMDLVLVGDSLAMVVLGHEDTLSVTMDEMIHHVRATSRGVKRALLVADMPFMSYATVDDALRNAGRFISEGRAKAVKLEGGVSVVPQIEAIVAAGVPVMAHVGLTPQHVARFGGFKAQGKSVEAAKALLEDAQAVEAAGAFCVVLEAIPVEVAQLITDALTIPTIGIGAGNVTDGQILVYHDLLGMFDRFTPKFVRQYGQQGREAVHYMEQYCKDVRATRFPGDKNTIYMTDDVAAQVRKIKVKKRK, from the coding sequence ATGAGCACAACCAAAGTCTCCACCCCCGCGTCTCAGGCCAAGCCCGTGACTGCGCCCGATATTCAGGCGCGCAAGAACGGTGAGAAAATCACCTGCATGACTGCATACGACTATGCTACTGGAACCATTGTGGATCAGTCCGGAATGGACCTTGTCCTCGTGGGCGATTCCCTTGCCATGGTCGTACTCGGACACGAGGATACCCTTTCCGTGACCATGGACGAGATGATCCATCACGTCCGCGCCACCAGCCGCGGTGTCAAACGTGCGCTCCTCGTTGCCGACATGCCCTTCATGTCCTACGCCACCGTGGATGACGCACTACGCAACGCGGGCCGTTTCATCAGCGAAGGCCGCGCCAAGGCCGTGAAGCTCGAAGGTGGCGTGTCCGTGGTGCCGCAGATCGAGGCCATTGTGGCCGCAGGTGTCCCGGTCATGGCCCATGTCGGGCTTACTCCGCAGCACGTTGCCCGTTTCGGCGGATTCAAGGCGCAGGGCAAGTCCGTGGAAGCTGCCAAGGCGCTCCTCGAAGATGCCCAGGCCGTGGAAGCAGCCGGCGCCTTCTGCGTGGTTCTCGAAGCCATCCCCGTAGAAGTGGCCCAGCTCATCACCGACGCCCTGACCATTCCCACCATCGGTATTGGTGCGGGGAATGTCACGGACGGGCAGATTCTCGTCTACCATGACCTGCTCGGTATGTTCGATCGCTTCACGCCCAAGTTCGTCCGTCAGTATGGGCAGCAGGGCAGGGAAGCGGTGCATTACATGGAGCAGTATTGCAAGGATGTTCGCGCCACCCGTTTCCCGGGGGACAAGAACACCATTTATATGACCGACGATGTTGCCGCTCAGGTGCGCAAGATCAAGGTGAAGAAGCGGAAGTAA
- a CDS encoding TetR/AcrR family transcriptional regulator: MGADLEKLKNPKVQRIIACALQLLRDHGDHGLTMRQVAVCAEMSLSNVQYYFKNKNALLKGVVAYYFEECAASFRDHMAKSAGKSVREQVAAMFEYMLVNDTAPAICMIFREVWAIASRNEEVDAYMKGYYAELAETLSGTFAHMGADDKAAAKAASLLLPYLEGYSISGACLPLNKDEVTAMLMEIIMSMLGEQD; the protein is encoded by the coding sequence ATGGGTGCAGACCTGGAAAAACTGAAGAATCCCAAAGTACAGCGAATCATTGCCTGCGCGCTGCAATTGTTGCGGGACCACGGCGACCACGGTCTGACCATGCGTCAGGTGGCCGTATGCGCGGAGATGTCTCTGAGCAACGTCCAATATTATTTCAAGAACAAGAACGCGCTCCTCAAGGGAGTGGTCGCTTATTATTTCGAGGAATGCGCAGCGAGCTTCAGAGATCACATGGCAAAGTCCGCAGGCAAGTCCGTACGGGAACAGGTTGCGGCCATGTTCGAATACATGCTGGTGAACGACACCGCGCCAGCGATATGCATGATTTTCCGTGAGGTCTGGGCTATCGCTTCCCGAAACGAGGAAGTCGATGCCTATATGAAGGGGTATTACGCCGAACTCGCCGAAACCCTGTCAGGGACTTTTGCCCATATGGGGGCCGATGACAAAGCCGCGGCCAAGGCAGCGAGCCTCCTGCTTCCCTACCTCGAAGGCTACTCCATATCCGGAGCCTGCCTGCCACTGAACAAAGACGAGGTCACAGCCATGCTCATGGAAATCATCATGTCCATGCTCGGCGAGCAGGACTGA
- a CDS encoding S24 family peptidase, with translation MPKKKRQCDEAQLKWFEEALERIKKATGARTQVQLAEVLDVRQSSISDAKRRCSIPAEWFLKLYRSHGLDPDWLGEGTGTPYIDSGKGKIAADTLLRESPAPYGRMNSRGRVLPVSTMAGADKDADAWSPKAIEELSVPESFCRPKLQVVKIDSGSMEPVIGKGAFVGIDTDQSEHPDGDLCAVYFPHQGLTIRRVFMQGDSFLLKAENEKYSDLTIPAAEMSERTVGRVVWVLQNLSPM, from the coding sequence ATGCCTAAAAAGAAGAGACAATGCGACGAAGCGCAGCTGAAATGGTTCGAGGAAGCACTCGAACGTATCAAGAAGGCTACCGGCGCCCGCACTCAGGTGCAGCTCGCCGAAGTCCTGGATGTGCGCCAGTCTTCCATCTCTGATGCCAAGCGCCGTTGTTCCATTCCTGCTGAATGGTTCCTGAAACTGTACCGCAGCCACGGTCTCGACCCCGACTGGCTGGGTGAAGGTACCGGCACTCCCTATATTGATTCCGGTAAAGGCAAGATCGCAGCCGACACCCTGCTGCGTGAAAGCCCGGCTCCTTATGGCCGCATGAACTCACGCGGTCGTGTCCTGCCCGTCTCCACCATGGCCGGTGCAGACAAGGACGCCGATGCTTGGTCTCCCAAGGCCATCGAAGAACTGTCCGTTCCCGAATCCTTCTGCCGCCCCAAGCTGCAGGTCGTGAAGATCGACTCCGGCAGCATGGAGCCGGTCATCGGCAAGGGTGCCTTCGTGGGCATCGACACCGATCAGAGCGAACACCCGGACGGCGACCTGTGCGCGGTTTACTTCCCGCACCAGGGCCTGACCATCCGTCGCGTCTTCATGCAGGGCGATTCCTTCCTGCTCAAGGCCGAGAACGAAAAGTACTCCGACCTCACCATCCCGGCTGCCGAGATGAGCGAGCGCACCGTGGGCCGCGTGGTCTGGGTTCTCCAGAACCTGTCCCCCATGTAG
- a CDS encoding epoxyqueuosine reductase QueH, which produces MSKRLLLHICCGPCSITTLKTLLDEGYDVTGLFFNPNIHPLQEYVKRREGCLEVAEKLGINVIVKDNEYKPQEWFRAVAYRENNRCFHCYAQRLERTAQIAKKGNFDFFTTTLLYSKYQKHKEITALGYDLESAKTKFLYHDFREGWQDGIDISKEWGIYRQQYCGCLYSENERFQKELNK; this is translated from the coding sequence ATGAGCAAAAGACTATTATTACATATATGCTGTGGTCCCTGTTCCATCACCACACTCAAGACGCTGCTGGATGAGGGCTATGACGTCACCGGACTGTTCTTCAATCCGAACATCCATCCGTTGCAGGAATACGTGAAACGGCGTGAAGGCTGCCTCGAGGTGGCTGAAAAGCTCGGCATCAACGTCATCGTGAAAGACAACGAGTACAAGCCGCAGGAGTGGTTCCGCGCCGTGGCCTACCGGGAGAACAACCGGTGTTTTCACTGCTATGCGCAGCGACTGGAACGCACGGCCCAGATCGCCAAGAAAGGCAACTTCGACTTTTTCACCACCACGCTTCTCTACTCCAAGTATCAGAAGCACAAGGAAATCACGGCCCTTGGCTATGATCTGGAATCGGCCAAGACCAAGTTCCTCTACCATGACTTCCGAGAAGGCTGGCAGGACGGTATCGATATCTCCAAGGAGTGGGGTATCTATCGCCAGCAATACTGCGGCTGCCTGTACAGCGAGAACGAACGTTTCCAGAAGGAGTTGAACAAATAG
- a CDS encoding sensor histidine kinase, which translates to MDIQEKMTRRIQDDEGKNRRELLYELRLQRLENLRMREQLGRAPEDFEARRELQYLENIALFEEARRNADNLDDMMDSLLGVIRSIFQCDQAWLMYPCDPDDPHWHVPYRSTSAEHPIPMARDQLMPTTPDLAENSRLALKKQKPVPLGEESVVKDIPEAARKAAAKSALLIALYPKTGKPWLMGLHQCAVPRYWTDEEKQMFQDLSGRISDNLSATLFYRDLEQNQERLKHLSSKLFQAREDERKRIAEEIHDELAQPVLAVKMGVENALYLLDDDAPEALQRSLESATKLTQEVVTKMRSMQTSLYPPTLRDFGVITALCGFMADFANIYTTLSVYKDIAVQEEDIPEHLRVEVFRLAQEALYNAGKHSQADTVTVGLKRENSRLMLEIKDTGVGFDPATTIRYPARRLGLGLTSMMERTEMSGGTLEIDSNPGCGTTIRASWKLDSIPVE; encoded by the coding sequence ATGGACATTCAGGAGAAAATGACCCGTCGCATTCAGGACGACGAGGGCAAGAACCGACGCGAGCTGCTCTACGAACTGCGGCTGCAGCGGCTCGAGAATCTCCGAATGCGCGAACAACTGGGCCGTGCCCCGGAAGATTTCGAAGCCCGGCGCGAGCTCCAGTATCTCGAAAACATCGCCCTCTTCGAAGAGGCGCGGCGCAACGCCGACAATCTGGATGACATGATGGACTCCCTCCTGGGTGTCATCCGATCCATTTTTCAATGCGATCAGGCGTGGCTGATGTATCCCTGCGACCCGGACGATCCGCACTGGCATGTGCCGTACCGCTCCACCTCGGCGGAACATCCCATCCCCATGGCGCGGGACCAGCTCATGCCGACCACGCCGGATCTGGCCGAGAACTCCCGACTGGCCCTCAAAAAGCAGAAGCCGGTGCCGCTTGGAGAAGAGAGTGTCGTCAAAGACATCCCCGAAGCGGCGCGCAAGGCTGCGGCAAAATCCGCCCTGCTCATCGCCCTCTATCCCAAGACAGGCAAACCGTGGCTCATGGGGCTGCACCAGTGCGCCGTGCCGCGCTATTGGACCGACGAAGAAAAGCAGATGTTCCAGGACCTCTCCGGCCGCATCTCCGACAACCTCTCCGCCACTCTGTTTTATCGTGATCTGGAGCAGAATCAGGAGCGACTCAAGCATCTCTCTTCCAAGCTGTTCCAAGCCCGCGAAGATGAACGCAAGCGCATAGCCGAAGAGATTCACGACGAGCTGGCCCAACCCGTTCTTGCCGTGAAGATGGGGGTGGAAAACGCCCTCTACCTGCTGGATGACGATGCGCCCGAGGCCTTGCAGCGCTCACTGGAGAGCGCCACCAAGCTGACGCAGGAAGTGGTGACAAAGATGCGGTCCATGCAGACCTCGCTCTATCCACCCACCCTGCGCGACTTCGGCGTCATCACCGCCCTCTGCGGATTCATGGCCGACTTCGCCAACATCTACACCACGCTCTCGGTCTACAAGGACATCGCCGTGCAGGAAGAGGACATCCCCGAGCACCTTCGGGTGGAGGTCTTCCGACTGGCGCAGGAGGCCCTGTACAACGCGGGCAAGCATAGTCAGGCTGACACCGTGACCGTAGGTTTGAAGCGGGAGAACTCCCGGCTGATGCTGGAAATCAAGGATACGGGCGTGGGCTTTGATCCGGCCACGACCATACGCTATCCGGCCAGACGCCTCGGCCTCGGCCTGACCAGCATGATGGAGCGCACAGAGATGTCCGGCGGCACATTGGAGATCGACTCCAACCCCGGTTGTGGAACCACTATCCGCGCAAGCTGGAAACTCGATTCCATCCCGGTCGAGTAG
- a CDS encoding flavodoxin family protein, translated as MKLINIMGSPRKQGNSARIANACAEEAVALGAEVESHYLNTLTYRGCQGCEKCHGDNDKCVLKDDLTPLLDSMHDADIVLLSSPVYYGDTSGQFKTFLDRTWSFVDVDYSRDFPYVTRLPEGKKMIFILTQADVEGRHDDVIERYSEFFKLYGFDFKVVRGYGLYTAGDDVSATMETAIGHIREFMGQ; from the coding sequence ATGAAATTGATCAACATCATGGGAAGTCCGCGTAAGCAAGGAAACAGTGCCCGTATTGCCAATGCATGTGCCGAGGAGGCCGTGGCGCTGGGGGCAGAGGTAGAAAGCCACTACCTGAATACCCTGACCTATCGCGGATGTCAGGGGTGTGAGAAGTGTCACGGGGACAACGATAAGTGTGTCCTGAAGGACGACCTCACCCCTCTCTTGGACAGCATGCACGACGCTGACATCGTGCTTCTCTCCAGTCCTGTCTACTACGGTGATACCTCCGGCCAGTTCAAAACCTTCCTAGACCGCACCTGGTCCTTTGTTGACGTGGATTATAGTCGGGATTTCCCCTACGTGACCCGACTGCCCGAGGGAAAGAAGATGATCTTCATCCTGACGCAGGCGGACGTTGAAGGACGACACGATGATGTGATCGAGCGGTATTCCGAATTTTTCAAGCTGTATGGATTCGATTTCAAGGTGGTTCGCGGGTATGGACTGTATACTGCCGGGGATGATGTGTCCGCCACTATGGAAACTGCAATCGGACATATCCGGGAGTTCATGGGACAATAG